From a region of the Brevibacterium siliguriense genome:
- a CDS encoding MIP/aquaporin family protein — MGTIFLYEIAGTAMLILLGVGVVANVVLTKTKGNGGGWLLISFGWGLGVFAGVFVAYKTGAHLNPAVTFGILFSGASEYADGIPVNFANTVAYLAAEMIGAMIGAVLAWAVYKKHYDEEKEAGSILGTFSTGPELRSYGWNFVTEVIATFVLVFVILLFGGTPDRLGPLAVALIVVAIGASLGGPTGYAINPARDLGPRIVHALLPIPNKGGSDWAYSWVPIAGPLVGAVLAGVISRAFI, encoded by the coding sequence ATGGGCACCATCTTCCTCTACGAGATCGCCGGTACGGCGATGCTCATACTGCTCGGCGTCGGCGTCGTTGCCAACGTCGTCCTGACCAAGACCAAAGGCAACGGCGGTGGCTGGCTGCTGATCTCCTTCGGCTGGGGCCTCGGCGTCTTCGCCGGTGTCTTCGTCGCCTACAAGACCGGCGCACACCTCAATCCTGCCGTGACCTTCGGCATCCTCTTCAGCGGGGCGAGCGAATACGCCGACGGCATCCCCGTCAACTTCGCCAACACGGTGGCCTACCTCGCGGCCGAGATGATCGGCGCGATGATCGGTGCCGTCCTCGCATGGGCTGTGTATAAGAAGCACTACGACGAGGAGAAGGAAGCCGGGAGCATCCTCGGCACATTCTCCACCGGGCCGGAGCTCCGCTCCTACGGATGGAACTTCGTCACCGAGGTGATCGCGACCTTCGTCCTCGTGTTCGTCATCCTGCTGTTCGGCGGAACGCCGGATAGGCTCGGACCGCTGGCAGTCGCACTGATCGTTGTCGCCATCGGTGCTTCCTTGGGCGGACCGACCGGCTACGCCATCAACCCGGCGCGTGACCTCGGCCCGCGCATCGTCCATGCGCTGCTGCCGATCCCGAACAAGGGCGGCTCGGATTGGGCCTATTCGTGGGTACCGATCGCCGGGCCTCTCGTCGGTGCGGTGCTTGCCGGCGTCATCTCCCGAGCCTTCATCTGA
- a CDS encoding solute symporter family protein translates to MSILAIGDFVASGVDLLGAATTEVENNPVLNITIFAAFVAVTMFIVLRASRNNKSASDYYAGGRSFTGPQNGFAISGDYLSAASFLGICGAIAVNGYDGFLYSIGFLVAWLVALLIVAELMRNTGKFTMADVLSFRLKQRPVRMAAALSTLAVCFFYLLAQMAGAGGLVSLLMGIDGKVGQSLVIAVVGALMIIYVLVGGMKGTTWVQIVKAILLIAGAFAMTVWVLALNGFNLSTLLASAVDNAAEGVGEGVLNPGLQYGENPLDFISLALALVLGTAGLPHVLMRFYTVPTAKEARRSVVWAIWLIGAFYLFTLVLGYGAAALVGADTIKNAPGGVNSAAPLLALQLGGPLLMGFISAVAFATILAVVAGLAITAAASFAHDIYANVIKKGKVEDSEVEVKIARRTVVVIGAVAIIGGIGVQGQNIAFLVALAFAVAASANLPTIVYSLFWKRFTTRGAVWSIYGGLISAMVLIAFSPVVSGSETAMIPGADFAIFPLSNPGIISIPLGFILGWIASITDRTVESPELAAEMDVRAHTGFGAEEAVEH, encoded by the coding sequence ATGAGCATTCTGGCAATCGGAGACTTCGTCGCTTCGGGAGTCGACCTCCTCGGCGCAGCGACCACCGAGGTGGAGAACAACCCGGTCCTCAACATCACGATCTTCGCCGCATTCGTCGCGGTCACGATGTTCATTGTTCTGCGGGCCAGCCGCAACAACAAGTCCGCTTCGGACTACTACGCAGGCGGACGGTCGTTCACCGGACCGCAGAACGGTTTCGCCATCTCGGGTGACTACCTGTCTGCCGCGTCCTTCCTCGGCATCTGCGGTGCGATCGCCGTCAACGGCTATGATGGGTTCCTCTACTCGATTGGCTTCCTCGTCGCCTGGCTCGTCGCTCTGCTCATCGTCGCCGAGCTCATGCGCAACACCGGCAAGTTCACCATGGCTGATGTGCTGTCCTTCCGCCTCAAACAGCGCCCCGTGCGCATGGCAGCAGCCCTGTCGACGCTGGCGGTCTGCTTCTTCTACCTGCTCGCGCAGATGGCTGGCGCCGGCGGACTCGTGTCTCTGCTCATGGGCATCGATGGCAAAGTCGGCCAGTCGCTGGTCATCGCCGTCGTCGGCGCGCTGATGATCATCTACGTCCTGGTCGGCGGAATGAAGGGCACCACTTGGGTGCAGATCGTCAAGGCGATCCTGCTCATCGCCGGTGCCTTCGCCATGACCGTCTGGGTACTCGCACTCAACGGCTTCAATCTCTCGACGCTGCTGGCCTCCGCCGTGGACAACGCAGCCGAAGGAGTCGGGGAAGGCGTCCTCAACCCGGGTCTGCAGTACGGTGAGAATCCGCTCGACTTCATCTCCCTGGCACTTGCGCTCGTGCTGGGCACGGCGGGTCTGCCCCATGTGCTCATGCGCTTCTACACCGTCCCCACGGCTAAGGAAGCTCGCCGATCCGTGGTGTGGGCGATCTGGCTCATCGGTGCGTTCTACCTCTTCACCCTCGTGCTCGGCTATGGTGCGGCCGCACTCGTCGGTGCCGACACGATCAAGAACGCTCCTGGCGGCGTGAACTCCGCGGCACCGCTGCTGGCGCTCCAGCTCGGAGGGCCTCTGCTCATGGGCTTCATCTCCGCGGTCGCGTTCGCCACGATCCTTGCGGTGGTGGCGGGCCTGGCGATCACCGCGGCGGCCTCGTTCGCCCACGATATCTACGCCAACGTCATCAAGAAGGGCAAGGTCGAGGACTCCGAGGTGGAGGTCAAGATCGCCCGCCGCACCGTCGTCGTCATCGGTGCTGTCGCGATCATCGGCGGCATCGGAGTGCAGGGTCAGAACATCGCATTCCTCGTGGCCCTCGCCTTCGCCGTCGCCGCCAGTGCGAACCTGCCCACGATCGTGTATTCGCTGTTCTGGAAGCGCTTCACCACTCGCGGTGCGGTGTGGTCGATCTACGGCGGACTGATCTCGGCGATGGTGCTCATCGCGTTTTCGCCGGTCGTCTCCGGCTCTGAGACCGCCATGATCCCCGGTGCCGACTTCGCGATCTTCCCGCTGTCGAACCCGGGCATCATCTCGATTCCGCTCGGCTTCATCCTCGGCTGGATCGCCTCGATCACGGACCGGACAGTGGAGAGCCCAGAGCTTGCCGCAGAGATGGACGTTCGTGCTCACACCGGTTTCGGCGCCGAGGAGGCTGTCGAGCACTGA
- the glpK gene encoding glycerol kinase GlpK, producing MSQEKFILAIDQGTTSSRAIVFNHDGQIVSSGQLEHEQIFPRAGWVEHDPVEIIKNTNEAIGQALTRANINRHQLEGVGITNQRETTVIWNKNTGEPVYNAIVWQDARTQKVCDELAGDEGPDKYKDRVGLPLATYFSGPKAKWIFDNVDGVKEAAAAGDLLFGTMDTWVIWNLTGGVNGGVHVTDVTNASRTMLMNIDTLDWNPDIAADMGIPVEMLPEIKSCSEIYGYGAKNGLIIDTPICGILGDQQAATFGQACFEKGQAKNTYGTGNFMLINTGNEPVASKNGLLTTVAYKIGEDKAVYALEGSVAVTGSLVQWLRDNFGIIKDAPEVETLAKQVDDNGGCYIVPAFSGLFAPHWESDARGVMVGLTRYVNKNHIARAALESVAFQSREVLDSMNLDSGVELTELKVDGGMVANETLMQFQADLLGVPVIRPEVIETTALGAAYAAGIAVKFWNGEEDVRNNWREDKRWNPSMDEETVDRLYRLWNKSVERAKGWVDEDTEALYG from the coding sequence ATGAGTCAGGAAAAGTTCATCCTCGCCATCGACCAGGGCACCACCTCGTCGCGGGCGATCGTCTTCAACCATGACGGGCAGATCGTGTCGTCCGGCCAGCTCGAGCACGAACAGATCTTCCCCCGCGCCGGCTGGGTCGAGCACGATCCGGTCGAGATCATCAAGAACACCAACGAGGCGATCGGCCAGGCTCTCACCCGGGCGAACATCAATCGCCACCAGCTCGAGGGTGTGGGCATCACCAACCAGCGTGAGACCACCGTCATCTGGAACAAGAACACCGGTGAGCCCGTCTACAACGCCATCGTATGGCAGGACGCGCGTACCCAGAAGGTCTGCGACGAACTCGCCGGGGACGAGGGACCGGACAAGTACAAGGACCGGGTGGGTCTGCCTCTGGCCACCTACTTCTCCGGCCCGAAGGCCAAGTGGATCTTCGACAACGTCGACGGGGTCAAGGAGGCTGCCGCAGCCGGAGACCTGCTCTTCGGCACCATGGACACCTGGGTGATCTGGAACCTCACCGGCGGGGTCAACGGCGGAGTCCACGTCACCGACGTCACAAATGCCTCGCGGACGATGCTGATGAACATCGACACCCTCGACTGGAACCCCGATATCGCAGCCGATATGGGCATCCCCGTCGAGATGTTGCCCGAGATCAAGTCCTGCTCGGAGATCTACGGCTACGGGGCGAAGAACGGACTCATCATCGACACCCCGATCTGCGGCATCCTCGGTGATCAGCAGGCCGCGACCTTCGGTCAGGCGTGCTTCGAGAAGGGGCAGGCGAAGAACACGTACGGCACCGGCAACTTCATGCTCATCAACACCGGCAATGAGCCGGTGGCCAGCAAGAACGGGCTGCTCACCACCGTCGCGTACAAGATCGGCGAGGACAAGGCCGTCTACGCGCTCGAGGGATCGGTGGCCGTCACCGGTTCGCTCGTGCAGTGGCTGCGCGACAACTTCGGCATCATCAAGGACGCACCCGAGGTCGAAACCCTGGCCAAGCAGGTCGACGACAATGGCGGCTGCTATATCGTGCCCGCGTTCTCCGGACTCTTCGCCCCGCATTGGGAGTCCGACGCCCGCGGCGTGATGGTGGGTCTGACGAGGTATGTGAACAAGAACCACATCGCCCGTGCCGCACTCGAATCCGTGGCCTTCCAGTCGCGCGAGGTCCTCGACTCGATGAACCTCGACTCCGGTGTCGAGCTCACCGAGCTCAAGGTCGACGGCGGCATGGTCGCGAACGAGACGCTCATGCAGTTCCAGGCCGACCTCCTCGGCGTGCCCGTCATCCGACCCGAGGTCATCGAGACCACCGCACTTGGCGCGGCCTATGCCGCGGGAATCGCCGTGAAGTTCTGGAACGGTGAGGAAGACGTGCGAAACAACTGGCGTGAGGACAAGCGCTGGAACCCGTCGATGGACGAGGAGACGGTCGATCGTCTCTATCGCCTCTGGAACAAGTCTGTCGAACGCGCCAAGGGCTGGGTCGACGAGGACACCGAAGCCCTCTACGGCTGA
- the proC gene encoding pyrroline-5-carboxylate reductase: MTTIASIGTGNMGTALIQGILTADAGITVRATTNSTVSAQRLRSDLPTATVASVEDDADANRNAVSGADFVFLGVKPWMMAETLRDLADDLDPNSVLVSMAAGVAAADLARLAPENPIVRIMPNTPSAIGHGVIALAPTAEVTAASVDTLKSLLSGAGLVVDLDESQIPAMTGISGSGVAYFFLLAEAMIAAGVQQGLSEDAARQMVVATADGAGRLLTEKPDPAAQRQAVSSKGGTTLAGLQQFLDAGIFDIAEAAAQAAADRSVEMERENSEVINS, translated from the coding sequence TTGACCACAATCGCCTCCATCGGAACCGGCAACATGGGCACGGCCCTGATCCAGGGAATCCTCACCGCGGACGCGGGCATCACCGTCCGCGCGACGACGAATTCGACCGTCTCGGCGCAGCGACTCCGCAGCGATCTGCCCACCGCCACGGTCGCCTCGGTGGAGGACGATGCCGACGCGAACAGGAACGCCGTTTCCGGAGCCGATTTCGTCTTCCTCGGCGTGAAGCCGTGGATGATGGCCGAGACCCTGCGTGACCTCGCCGACGACCTCGACCCGAACTCCGTGCTCGTGTCCATGGCCGCCGGCGTCGCCGCCGCGGACCTCGCCAGGCTCGCCCCCGAGAACCCGATCGTGCGGATCATGCCGAACACGCCGAGTGCCATCGGCCACGGTGTCATCGCGCTGGCTCCCACCGCCGAGGTGACCGCCGCCAGCGTGGACACACTGAAGTCCCTGCTGTCGGGCGCCGGCCTCGTCGTCGATCTCGACGAATCCCAGATCCCTGCCATGACCGGAATCTCCGGGTCCGGAGTCGCGTACTTCTTCCTCCTCGCCGAAGCCATGATCGCCGCCGGCGTCCAACAGGGGCTGAGCGAGGACGCCGCCCGCCAGATGGTCGTGGCCACAGCCGACGGTGCCGGCCGACTCCTGACCGAGAAGCCCGACCCCGCCGCTCAGCGTCAGGCCGTGAGCAGCAAGGGCGGGACGACCTTGGCCGGTCTCCAGCAGTTCCTCGACGCCGGGATCTTCGATATCGCCGAGGCGGCTGCACAGGCTGCGGCGGACCGTTCCGTGGAGATGGAACGGGAGAATTCCGAGGTCATCAACAGCTGA
- a CDS encoding sugar phosphate isomerase/epimerase family protein, translating into MSKKSKSQRKVLTTKNSARSNSKRHREYFDKHDVYEKDAHHVSDNRIRLGLSSSSVSPMTVEETFTQAAKHGYDGVEIMITHNTETRDVDLISGLARDTGLDVISLHAPTLLFLPRVLHKDHWEKLRITANLAKEVGADTVVLHPPFRWQGEYALGFVDGVREVAQETGVSLAVENMYPWRAGLREIQVYYPDWNPLDEDYDDLTFDFSHASTAGMNALETVDEIFDKLRHVHLTDGAGSLKDEHLVPGEGNMPVAETLQHLAKHNWQGDVVVEVNTRFVRKQSAREKMLADSIAFAREHLGLDEGAPRRNAHSHTRTSEHKPAQSGRTGDES; encoded by the coding sequence ATGAGCAAAAAGTCGAAGTCCCAGCGGAAGGTGCTGACCACCAAGAATTCTGCGCGCTCGAATTCGAAGCGCCACAGGGAGTACTTCGACAAACACGACGTGTATGAGAAAGACGCCCATCACGTCTCCGACAACCGCATCAGGCTCGGCCTCTCCAGCTCCTCCGTCTCGCCCATGACCGTCGAGGAGACCTTCACCCAAGCGGCCAAACACGGCTACGACGGTGTCGAAATCATGATCACCCACAACACCGAGACCCGCGACGTCGACCTCATCAGCGGACTCGCCCGCGACACCGGACTCGACGTCATCTCCCTGCACGCCCCGACCCTGCTGTTCCTGCCCCGAGTGCTGCACAAAGACCATTGGGAGAAGCTGCGGATCACCGCGAACCTCGCCAAGGAGGTGGGTGCCGACACAGTCGTCCTCCACCCGCCGTTCCGATGGCAGGGCGAATACGCCCTCGGCTTCGTCGACGGCGTCCGTGAAGTCGCTCAGGAGACCGGTGTGAGTCTGGCCGTTGAGAACATGTATCCCTGGCGGGCCGGCCTGCGCGAGATCCAGGTCTACTATCCCGACTGGAACCCCCTGGACGAGGACTACGACGACCTCACCTTCGACTTCTCACACGCCTCCACCGCCGGCATGAACGCCCTGGAAACCGTGGACGAGATCTTCGACAAACTCCGCCACGTCCACCTCACTGACGGCGCCGGTTCACTCAAGGACGAACACCTGGTGCCTGGCGAAGGCAACATGCCCGTCGCCGAGACCTTGCAGCACCTGGCCAAACACAACTGGCAGGGCGACGTCGTCGTCGAGGTAAACACCCGATTCGTGCGCAAGCAGTCAGCTCGCGAGAAGATGCTCGCCGACTCCATTGCATTCGCCCGCGAGCACCTCGGCCTGGACGAAGGCGCACCGCGACGCAACGCCCACAGCCACACCCGCACGTCCGAGCACAAGCCCGCGCAGTCCGGGAGGACAGGTGACGAGAGCTGA
- a CDS encoding potassium channel family protein, giving the protein MANEHTSILVIGLGRFGSSTAATLARLGREVMAIEHNPELVKDWSGKLTHVVEADSTNIDALRQVGAGDFSTAVVGIGTSIEDSVLTTANLVDLGVTQVWAKAISPSHGKILHRIGAHHVLYPESDAGRRVAHLVSSRMMEYIEFDEGHFAVVKMRPPREIQGFTLSESGVRDKYGVTIVGIKSPGRDFTYADPTTRVGKQDLLIVAGHVELLGRFAGRP; this is encoded by the coding sequence TTGGCTAACGAACACACTTCAATCCTGGTCATCGGACTGGGGCGCTTCGGGTCCTCGACTGCGGCGACTCTTGCCCGTCTGGGTCGCGAAGTCATGGCCATCGAGCACAATCCCGAGCTCGTCAAGGACTGGAGCGGAAAGCTCACGCACGTCGTCGAAGCCGATTCGACGAACATCGATGCTCTGCGCCAGGTGGGCGCCGGTGACTTCTCGACCGCCGTCGTCGGCATCGGAACCTCGATCGAAGACAGCGTCCTCACGACCGCCAACCTCGTCGACCTGGGAGTCACGCAGGTGTGGGCGAAGGCGATCTCTCCGTCGCACGGCAAGATCCTCCACCGCATCGGCGCCCACCATGTGCTCTACCCGGAGTCGGATGCCGGCCGCCGAGTCGCTCACCTGGTCAGCTCCCGGATGATGGAGTACATCGAGTTCGATGAGGGCCATTTCGCTGTGGTGAAGATGCGTCCGCCGCGGGAGATCCAGGGCTTCACCCTCAGCGAGTCCGGTGTCCGCGACAAGTACGGAGTGACGATCGTCGGCATCAAGAGTCCCGGCCGCGACTTCACCTACGCCGATCCGACGACTCGAGTGGGCAAACAGGACCTGCTCATCGTCGCCGGGCACGTCGAGCTGCTCGGCCGCTTCGCCGGTCGCCCCTAG
- a CDS encoding helix-turn-helix transcriptional regulator — protein sequence MNAHAKETRALKVETRRLFVEAVDSLHQSGTGDVVFGGMVEEGSVAVEAVAGADKDLLSSLIVSTGRGLGGRAMTEGTPQLTRDYEIDPLITHHYDEEVLGEGIRVLVAVPTLHGGEVTGMVYCGHRADYNAAAPQTGDLVRRVRQLSVDLGRLGYRQEPRVPVKEEPLYPDLDPSGREALRHTYAELRAIRSDIVDEETREKLTGVEARLADILSGHNPERFQTPVPAVKLSPRETDILSHVALGWPNARIAEALSLRESTVKSYLNTAMVKLSARTRHEAVSIARSSHVLP from the coding sequence ATGAATGCGCACGCCAAGGAAACGCGGGCTCTCAAAGTCGAGACCCGTCGCCTGTTCGTCGAAGCCGTCGACTCCCTGCACCAGAGCGGCACAGGTGACGTCGTCTTCGGAGGCATGGTCGAAGAGGGTTCGGTGGCTGTCGAAGCCGTCGCCGGCGCCGACAAGGACCTTCTCTCGTCCCTCATCGTCAGCACCGGGCGCGGACTCGGAGGGCGGGCAATGACCGAGGGCACTCCGCAGCTCACCCGCGACTACGAGATCGACCCTCTCATCACCCATCACTACGACGAGGAGGTGCTCGGTGAGGGCATCCGCGTCCTCGTAGCCGTCCCCACCCTGCACGGCGGTGAGGTCACCGGCATGGTCTACTGCGGCCACCGCGCGGACTACAATGCCGCCGCCCCGCAGACGGGAGATCTCGTCCGGCGGGTGCGACAGCTCTCGGTCGATCTCGGCCGGCTCGGCTACCGGCAGGAACCACGCGTCCCGGTCAAGGAGGAACCGCTCTACCCGGATCTGGATCCGTCGGGTCGCGAAGCTCTGCGACACACCTATGCAGAGCTTCGTGCCATCCGCTCCGACATCGTCGATGAGGAGACCCGGGAGAAGCTCACCGGCGTCGAGGCGCGCCTGGCCGATATCCTCTCCGGACACAACCCGGAGAGATTCCAGACGCCTGTCCCCGCCGTCAAGCTGTCGCCGAGGGAGACCGACATCCTCTCGCATGTCGCCCTGGGCTGGCCGAATGCCCGCATAGCCGAGGCGCTGTCGCTGCGCGAGTCGACGGTGAAGTCCTATCTCAACACGGCCATGGTCAAGCTCTCGGCACGGACCCGGCATGAGGCCGTGTCGATCGCCCGTTCCTCCCACGTCCTCCCCTGA
- a CDS encoding TrkH family potassium uptake protein, with protein MVHVPKNSSPRYDRLLKPGRWVRDFVDDLAVASPARLAIGSFVAVVAAFAILLMLPASMRDPGSVDQATHIANSVFVAVSAVCVTGLTPVVTEQYWSDFGISVITAGIQVGGLGILTLASVLGMAVSRRLGVRQRLIAQQATSALNLGQVGSLLKTVVITIFTAESILAVLLFPRFLIRGESLGDSIWYSVFYSISAFNNAGFTIHEGGAAYFASDPWILSLLMAGVFVGSLGFPVVLMVAMFWNRPSRWDLHTKLTLTTTTTILAIGLLLLALFESANPATLGDKNAGHTFVEVLFMAVMPRSGGFATMEIADMSQASHLLMDLMMFIGGGSSSTAGGIKVTTVAVLVLAAYAEARGLQDVHVFGRRLTSSTIKLSISILLTGAMIVFLGTLTMLQISAEPIDRVLFEVISAFGTVGLSSGVSATSPNTGLYVLSVIMLIGRLGTITLAAALSMQDSVRLYRYPEERPVVG; from the coding sequence ATGGTGCATGTGCCCAAGAATTCCTCGCCTCGTTACGACCGGCTGCTGAAGCCGGGCCGGTGGGTCCGCGACTTCGTCGACGACCTCGCCGTGGCTTCACCGGCGCGTCTGGCGATCGGGTCCTTCGTCGCCGTCGTCGCGGCGTTTGCGATTCTGCTGATGCTGCCGGCGAGCATGCGCGACCCCGGTTCGGTCGATCAGGCCACGCACATCGCGAACTCCGTGTTCGTGGCGGTCTCGGCCGTGTGCGTCACCGGACTGACCCCCGTCGTCACGGAGCAGTACTGGTCGGATTTCGGAATCTCGGTCATCACCGCGGGCATCCAGGTCGGCGGTCTCGGAATCCTCACCCTCGCCTCGGTGCTGGGCATGGCGGTTTCCAGGCGGCTGGGAGTGCGGCAGCGCCTGATTGCTCAGCAGGCCACCTCGGCGCTCAATCTGGGTCAGGTAGGTTCGCTGCTCAAGACCGTGGTCATCACCATCTTCACCGCCGAATCGATCCTCGCGGTACTGCTGTTCCCGCGGTTCCTCATCCGCGGAGAGTCACTCGGCGACTCCATCTGGTATTCGGTGTTCTACTCGATCTCGGCGTTCAACAACGCCGGGTTCACCATCCACGAGGGCGGGGCGGCCTACTTCGCTTCGGATCCGTGGATTCTGTCCCTGCTCATGGCGGGGGTGTTCGTCGGGTCGCTGGGCTTCCCGGTCGTGCTCATGGTCGCAATGTTCTGGAACCGGCCCAGCCGATGGGACCTGCATACGAAGCTGACGCTGACGACCACGACCACGATCCTGGCCATCGGACTGCTGCTGTTGGCGCTGTTCGAGTCGGCCAACCCGGCGACCCTGGGCGATAAGAACGCGGGCCACACCTTCGTCGAAGTGCTGTTCATGGCGGTCATGCCCCGATCCGGCGGGTTCGCGACGATGGAGATCGCGGACATGAGTCAGGCCTCGCATCTGCTCATGGATCTGATGATGTTCATCGGCGGCGGATCGTCGTCGACGGCCGGCGGAATCAAGGTGACGACGGTGGCAGTGCTCGTCCTCGCCGCGTACGCCGAGGCCCGGGGCCTGCAGGATGTGCACGTCTTCGGCCGGCGGCTGACGTCGTCGACGATCAAGCTCTCGATCTCGATCCTGCTCACGGGTGCGATGATCGTCTTCCTCGGCACCCTGACCATGCTGCAGATCAGTGCGGAGCCAATCGATCGCGTGCTGTTCGAGGTGATCTCGGCCTTCGGCACCGTGGGTCTGAGTTCAGGGGTGTCGGCGACCTCACCGAACACGGGACTCTATGTTCTGTCGGTGATCATGCTCATCGGTCGCCTCGGTACGATTACACTGGCGGCTGCACTGTCCATGCAGGATTCAGTGCGCCTGTACCGCTACCCCGAAGAAAGGCCGGTCGTTGGCTAA
- a CDS encoding glycerol-3-phosphate dehydrogenase/oxidase → MRNGELSPNFRDQALETLKKTSAADPLDVFVVGGGVTGAGSAFDAATRGLKVGVVDAKDWASGTSSRSSKLMHGGLRYLEMLDFKLVAEALKERDLLLQHTAPHLVEPVAFVFPFEHRLIDRAFIGSGVLLYDTMATRPGRKRAVPMHRHLGKKALSSHFPGLADDAAVGALEYYDAKVDDARFVMTLVRSAVSYGAAAANHVSVIGYLHDGDQVTGVHARDEISGEEFDIHARRTILAGGVWTEEQQDLAKADAGLKVLASKGVHITVAEDKIKADPNTGIISKTEKSVLFVIPWEGYWVIGTTDTPWNEDVDAPVATSKDIDYLLEHANAILADKLTRDDVIGVYSGLRPLLQPVVKEGQASTKVSREHTVMEVEPALAAIAGGKFTTYRVMAEDAVDFVLGDDAKDRRSLTESVPLLGAQGVGALRRGQSGIAEKYGWDEDRVKRLIRRYGTLIEDLLDLVDEDPELGQPLEGAERYLRVEAHYAAAAEGAVHLGDILERRMRLNYEVSDRGKAAADAVADIVAPVLGWDAERQSTEVEDFNAHVDAQVAAESTDDDASAAALVGKTLH, encoded by the coding sequence ATGCGAAATGGTGAGCTGTCCCCGAACTTCCGCGACCAGGCACTGGAGACTCTGAAGAAGACGAGCGCGGCCGACCCGCTTGATGTCTTCGTCGTCGGTGGGGGAGTGACCGGCGCGGGATCGGCCTTCGACGCCGCTACCCGCGGGCTCAAGGTCGGTGTCGTCGATGCGAAGGACTGGGCCTCGGGTACTTCATCCCGCTCGTCGAAGCTCATGCACGGAGGACTGCGCTACCTCGAGATGCTCGACTTCAAGCTCGTCGCCGAGGCGCTGAAGGAGCGCGATCTGCTGCTTCAGCACACCGCACCCCACCTCGTCGAACCCGTGGCCTTCGTGTTCCCCTTCGAACACCGCCTCATCGACCGGGCCTTCATCGGATCAGGCGTGCTCCTCTACGACACGATGGCCACTCGGCCGGGACGCAAACGCGCTGTGCCGATGCACCGCCACCTCGGCAAGAAGGCACTGAGCTCCCACTTCCCGGGCCTGGCCGACGACGCCGCCGTCGGAGCCCTCGAATACTACGATGCGAAGGTCGACGACGCTCGCTTCGTCATGACCCTCGTCCGCTCGGCCGTGAGCTACGGAGCCGCTGCCGCCAACCACGTCTCCGTCATCGGCTACCTCCACGATGGTGACCAGGTCACGGGCGTCCATGCCCGGGACGAGATCAGCGGCGAGGAATTCGATATCCACGCCCGCCGCACCATCCTCGCCGGAGGCGTGTGGACCGAAGAGCAGCAGGATCTGGCGAAGGCCGATGCCGGACTCAAGGTGCTCGCCTCCAAGGGCGTGCACATCACGGTGGCCGAGGACAAGATCAAGGCCGACCCGAACACCGGAATCATCTCGAAGACGGAGAAGTCCGTCCTCTTCGTCATCCCCTGGGAAGGCTATTGGGTCATCGGCACCACCGACACCCCGTGGAACGAAGACGTCGACGCCCCGGTGGCGACCTCGAAAGACATCGACTACCTGCTCGAACACGCCAACGCCATCCTCGCCGACAAACTCACCCGCGACGACGTCATCGGCGTCTACTCCGGCCTGCGGCCGCTGCTCCAGCCGGTCGTCAAGGAGGGGCAGGCTTCGACGAAAGTCTCCCGTGAACACACTGTGATGGAGGTCGAACCGGCCCTGGCCGCGATCGCAGGAGGCAAGTTCACCACCTACCGGGTGATGGCCGAAGACGCCGTCGACTTCGTCCTCGGCGACGATGCGAAGGACCGCCGGTCACTCACCGAATCCGTGCCGCTGCTCGGTGCCCAGGGCGTGGGTGCGCTGCGTCGGGGCCAGTCCGGTATCGCGGAGAAGTACGGCTGGGATGAAGACCGCGTCAAACGTCTCATCCGCCGCTACGGCACCCTCATCGAGGATCTGCTCGACCTCGTCGACGAGGATCCCGAACTCGGCCAGCCGCTGGAAGGCGCCGAACGCTACCTGCGCGTCGAAGCCCACTACGCGGCCGCCGCAGAGGGGGCCGTCCACCTCGGCGACATCCTGGAGAGGCGGATGCGGCTGAACTACGAGGTCTCGGACCGCGGGAAGGCCGCCGCCGACGCGGTCGCGGACATCGTTGCACCCGTCCTCGGATGGGACGCCGAACGTCAGTCGACCGAGGTCGAGGACTTCAACGCCCACGTCGACGCCCAGGTTGCGGCCGAGTCCACCGACGACGACGCCTCGGCAGCGGCCCTGGTCGGGAAGACTCTCCACTGA
- a CDS encoding DUF485 domain-containing protein, protein MNDPVNTGVDFLAEEEKPEFKALKRKRFSVVIPLSIAFLVWYFLYVILSTYAHDFMSTKVVGEINVGLVFGLLQFVTTFAITMFYVSFANKKLDPPAEAIRERLQAELEGHRP, encoded by the coding sequence ATGAATGACCCCGTCAACACCGGTGTTGACTTCCTCGCAGAGGAGGAGAAGCCGGAGTTCAAGGCCCTCAAACGCAAACGCTTCTCGGTGGTGATCCCGCTGTCGATCGCGTTCCTCGTCTGGTACTTCCTCTACGTCATCCTCAGTACGTACGCGCATGACTTCATGTCGACGAAGGTCGTGGGGGAGATCAACGTCGGACTCGTATTCGGGCTGCTGCAGTTCGTGACGACCTTCGCGATCACGATGTTCTACGTCTCGTTCGCCAACAAGAAGCTCGACCCTCCCGCGGAAGCGATCCGTGAACGACTGCAGGCCGAATTGGAAGGACACCGCCCATGA